The window CATTTCCGATGAACTTCTCGACCAGCTTCTTGTCAACTATAAAAAGCCTGAAGATCTTGTAGGCGAAGGCGGTCTACTCAAAGAGTTAACGAAGCGACTTGTAGAGCGTGCAATGCAGACAGAGATGACAGACCATCTTGGCTATGCCAAACATGGAAAGTCAGACAAGCAGGCTGGAAACTCACGCAACGGCAAATATCCAAAGACTATTAGCGGCGAGTTTGGTGAGCTTCAGATCAATGTCCCCCGTGACCGCGACGCCAGTTTTGAGCCAAAAATTATCCCCAAAGGTCAAAGCCGTTTTCATGGTTTTGACGATAAAATCCTCTCTATGTACGCGCTGGGCATGAGTACACGGGACATTCAAGTTCACTTGGAAGAAATGTATGGTGTGGAGGTTTCCCCCACCTTAATATCCCAAGTAACCGATGCTGTGATTGACGATGTGAAATCATGGCAAAACCGTCCCCTTGATGAAGTTTACCCCATTGTTTATCTGGATGCTATCAGGGTGAAAGGGAGACAAGGCGGACACATTATCAACAAAGCAGTGTATCTCGCGTTGGCTGTCACCATGGAGGGACAAAAGGAAGTTCTTGGCATGTGGATCGCGGAAAATGAAGGGGCAAAGTTCTGGCTTAGTATTCTTAACGGACTACAAAACCGTGGAGTTAAGGATATTTTCATAGCTTGCGTTGACGGCTTAAAAGGGTTCCCAGAAGCTATAGAAGCCGCTTATCCGAACACCCAAGTGCAAACCTGCATTGTGC of the Chrysiogenes arsenatis DSM 11915 genome contains:
- a CDS encoding IS256 family transposase, with protein sequence MAISDELLDQLLVNYKKPEDLVGEGGLLKELTKRLVERAMQTEMTDHLGYAKHGKSDKQAGNSRNGKYPKTISGEFGELQINVPRDRDASFEPKIIPKGQSRFHGFDDKILSMYALGMSTRDIQVHLEEMYGVEVSPTLISQVTDAVIDDVKSWQNRPLDEVYPIVYLDAIRVKGRQGGHIINKAVYLALAVTMEGQKEVLGMWIAENEGAKFWLSILNGLQNRGVKDIFIACVDGLKGFPEAIEAAYPNTQVQTCIVHMVRHSLNFVAWKERKQMAADLKEIYAAPTEEQARRNLEQFETKWDATHPMVSQSWRRNWERIIPFF